The DNA region GGTCCGCAACGGCGAGGCCACGGCGGAGGAGGCGATCCTGCACTGGCAGTCCATGGCTGGTACGAGGGCCATATTCCAGGTGAGGACGAGTGCCCCGGGTGCGGCTTCCGGGGAGAGCTATCCAAGCGCAGCAATCGCAGCTGAGCAGGAGCATTGCGTCTGAGGAACTTGCGACCGCACGAGCAGTGGTGGTCCGCCTTCTAGGCAGAGCTCGAAAGGCACCGTACGGCTCGTCTTTGGATGCGCGGTCCCTCCACCATCAGTCGTGCACGCCAGGAAGCCGCCCGGTGGCGCGGGCTTCCTGGCGTGGGGTGAGTCAGGCGGTGCCGGGCTCCTCCAGCGCCACCACGACCATCACCGGAAGATCGGTGTCCTGCTGGATCACACCGGCGGTCAGGATCCGGCCGTCGAGGGTCCACTTCTTCAACGCGATGAATTCGTCCTTGTCCGCCGCGGTCTGTTCGGCCTCGTCGAGGTGGCGGGCGAGAGCGGATTTCTCGATCTCGGGCAGGAAGCGGGCCAACGCCTGCTCCCCCTCCTCGTAGACGGCATCCAGGTCGTCGAAGTAGCCCGACTCGTCGACGTCGCGGATCCAGACGTAGAAATTGACGCTGACAGCCCCACTGCTGAACGTCTGGATCCAGCCCCCGACGCCGTCCTTGTCCCACGACGTCTCCACGCCGTCGCGGGGCTTGCCCCCGGGCGTCCACTCCTGGGCTGAGAACCGCGCTGCCGCGCCTTCGGCGGTCAGCGGGGCGACATCCCGGAGCTCTTCCAGCATTGCGATCACTACAGCCATGAACTCATTCCACTCATTCCGTTGCCGGGCACGTGATACGCCTTCAGCTGCCCGCTGGCGTAGGCCTCGGGGAAGGCCTTGGACAGCACGTCGTTCACATGCGCGGCACCCCATTCGTTGGACACCATATAGCGGACTCCCTTGCCTCCGAGATCCTCGTTGAGGGCGAGCAGCTTTTCGGTCTGATCGGTGAGCTTGGGCTCGTTGTAGTACTTGAAATTGGGGTTGTACGGGGATTTTTCCCATTCACCAAGGTTGTCTCCTCCGGTCCACTTGGCCTCCGTGATCCAGCCGTCCCGCGGGCCGCCGTCGACGTGGACTTCCCGGCCGTCCGGCAGGATCCACTGCTGCTCGTAGCTCTGGTCGGTGACGGCCCGCTGGTACCGGAACGATGCGCGTTCGAGCTGTTTGTCCGTCAGCCAGCCCAAACCTTTGAACCGTGAGTACGGCGACAGGCCGAGGGGGTCGCAGATGGTGAACGGGTTGTGCACGTAGGCGACCGGATTCGGCGCGGGGCCGAGGCCGAGTGGGTCCGGGGAGGTGTAGCGGCCGATCTGCGGGTCGTAGTGGCGGAAAAGGTTGTAGTGGAGGCCGGTCTCGGGGTCGTAGTACTGGCCGGGATAGCGCAGCGGGGTGTAGGCCGTGCTGGAGCGGGCCCATGCGGTGGTACCCCAGAGGGTGCTCCGGGCGTGCCAGGCGATCTCGCCGGACTCGTCGACCAGTTCGGTGGGGGTTCCCACGAGGTCGGTGGCTATGGCGAAGAACCGGCGGTCGATCTCTTCCTGGCGAGTGTCCGGGGTGAGGAGGCGTTCGGTCTGGGACAGCGGTACAAGGCCGCGGTGGTCCCAGGTGAGGGCGACCACGTGTGGAAGACCTGGTGTGTGGATCGTCTGTTCGCACAGGGTCGTGCCGTCCCAGGAGAAACGGACCTCCTCGGCGACGCTCTCGCCGTCGTCGGTGAGGCGTTGCTTCGCGGTGCGGCGGCCCAGGGGGTCGTAGCGGTAGCGCCATCGGGTGCGGTCGGGGGTGACAACGGCGGCGAGACGGTCCTCTGCGTCCCACTCGTAGCGCCAGGTGTCGGGTTTGCGCGAGAGGCGGGTTCTCTGGCGCAGGGTCACGCGGCCGAGGGCGTCGTGTTCGAAGCGGACGTTGCCGGCTCTGGTGAGGGAGGTTCCGGTGTAGGAGCGGGGGCCGGTGGCGTCGTGGCCGGGTTGGGAGCCGGGCCAGGAGGCCGCCGTCTGATTTCCGGCGGCGTCGTAGGCGTAGCGCTCGGTCCAGGCCTCGGCGTGGACGGCGGTGACCCGCCCGGCCGCGTCCAGATCGAAGTTGCGGGAGCCTGACAGTTCGTCGGTCACGGAGGTGAGATATCCGTCGGCGCGGTGGGCGTAGTGACGGTGGTTGAGGGAACGGCCTCCGACCGTCAGGTGCTGGGCGCAGATTCTTCCGGCCTCGTCCCAGGCGGAGGCCAGGGCGAGGGAGCTGCCGAAGACGCGTTCAAGTTCCCGGCCTGCCGCGTCGTGGGTGAAGGCGATCTCGCGGCCGCCGCTGGTCATGCGGGCGGTACGGCCGGCAGCGTCGTAGCCGTACTCGGTGATCGCGCCGGTGGGGGTGATGCGGCGGGCCCGGCGGCCCAGAGTGTCGTAGGCGTAGTTCATGGCGTGGCCGTCGACGAGTTCGGTCTTGGTCCGGCCACGCCGGTCGTACACGTAGCGGATCTCGCTGTCCGGTCCAGCCGCGTGCAGCAGACGTCCGGCCCGGTCGTAGGCGTAGGTGGTCACCTGGCCCGCCACGTCCTTGCGGACCGTCTGGCCGAGCTGGTCGTAGGTGTAGGACACGGTCCGGCCGAGTGCGTCGGTCCGGGCGGTGAGCTGCCCGGCCGCGTCGTACTGGTAGGTGAGGGTGCGGCCGTCGAAGTCCGTCTCGGAGGTGAGCTGCCCGGCGGCGTCGTACGTGTAGGACCAGGTGCCGTGCGGGCCGGTGACCCGGGTCAGCCGCAGCTCCGCGTCGTGCTCGAACGTGTGGCGGGTGCCGTCGGGTCCGGTGCGGGTGGTGAGCAGGTCGAAGTGGGTGTACTCGAAGCGGGATGTGGCGTCGGCCGGACCGGTGTGACTGAGGGAGTTCCCTTCGCCGTCGTATGTCCATGACTCGGTGGACCCGTCCGGTGCGACGCGGCGGGCGAGATTGCCGTCCGGGTCCCGCACGACCCGGGTGACGTTGCCCACGGGGTCGGTGGTGCACATGACCCGGCCCAGGGCATCACGTTCCAGGCGGGTGGTGCCTCCGACCGGATCGGTCACTGCCACCGGCAGGCCCGCGGCGTCGCAGCGCACGGTGGTGGTGGCGCCGAGGGCATCGGTTACGGTGGTCAGACTGCCCCGGCTGTCATACGCGTAGCGGGTGGTGGTGCCGGCCGGGTCGGTGACGGCGGTGCGGCTGCCGTACTCGTCGAATTCCTGGAGCCAGCGGGCTCCGTCCGGCCCGCGGAATTCCGTGGACAGCCCCGATGGGCCTCGCGCGGTGCGTAGTTCGCTCCCGTCCGGGCGGGTGACAGCGAGCAGGCGGCCTTCCTCGTCGTGGACGAAGGCGGTGGTGCGGCCCAGCGGATCGGTGCGGGTCAGGGTGTTGCCGCGGTGGTCGTAAGTGAAGCGGGTGGTGTGACCGAGCGGATCGGTGGTGGCCACTACCTGGCAGCGGTGATCGATCTGATGCCGGGTGGTGTGACCGCCGGCCGTGGTGAGGGTCGTGGTGCGAAGGCCGGTCTGCGGGTCGGGTTCGGTGTAGGTGAGGGTGATCTGGACGTGGCCTGCCTGACCGCCTTCGGCGATGACGCGGTCGCGGTCGTCGTAGGTGTAGTCGTAGCGGCTGTTGTTGGAGTCGATCCAGGCGGTGACGCGGCGACGGTCGTCGTGGACGTACCGGGTGGTGGCGCCGGACGGTTTGACGACGGAGCTGAGGTTGCCGCCCTCGTAGCCGTAGTACATCAGGGGCAGGTCCGCCCCGTCCTCTCCAGCGCCGGCCAGGGACAGGACGGTGATCAGGCCGTCGTTCAGGGTGACGACCACCCGCCGGTTCGCCGAACAGGCCAGGGCGAGCGGGGTGCCGTTCCCGGTGCGTTCCACGGCCCACCAGTTGCCGTGGCGGTCTTCGACCTGGTCCAGCCAGGCATCGCCGTCGCCGCCGGGTTCGCTGCCGGTCGG from Streptomyces sp. NBC_01591 includes:
- a CDS encoding putative T7SS-secreted protein; amino-acid sequence: MGIGDFVSDITPDSVENAIEGGVEWVGNRVEDAGSWTADRLDDWDSASDWVREQSRSVANRMGAEVEEMDLGQTEDNTKLVYGSPGKIRSTAKQLRSFQKAFDDTGSGLKGLDSSRLKGETADALRTAVSTQPPKWFTGADACEKAAAALESFADTVTWAQNQAQTAIDVWKEGVKASQNAAEGHRKRIDDYNKAIDRYNAQAPEERNPSSLPPCPAPTFDDPGKSLMQDAQELLAQARKQRNTAAEIARASVRAVRDMAPEKPSYAQQMVSGLKESQIINQHVGGGVIKGAAGLVNFARAVNPLDPYNLTHPADYATSLNSLAAGLVVTANDPVGAGKLMISDFMKDPAEGFGRLLPDTALSIATGGGGAVAKGVRLAEDMAKAIRARRLLDKAPHGTHSRPDGRRVVTGTDPVDLASGRMFLPQTDLVLPGTLPLVFTRRTESGLLAGRFLGPSWTSTVDERLEIDAVGVVHVTADGLLIPYPHPVPGIPTRPESGTARTLLARDTDGDYTITDPSTGLVRHFTAPTGSEPGGDGDAWLDQVEDRHGNWWAVERTGNGTPLALACSANRRVVVTLNDGLITVLSLAGAGEDGADLPLMYYGYEGGNLSSVVKPSGATTRYVHDDRRRVTAWIDSNNSRYDYTYDDRDRVIAEGGQAGHVQITLTYTEPDPQTGLRTTTLTTAGGHTTRHQIDHRCQVVATTDPLGHTTRFTYDHRGNTLTRTDPLGRTTAFVHDEEGRLLAVTRPDGSELRTARGPSGLSTEFRGPDGARWLQEFDEYGSRTAVTDPAGTTTRYAYDSRGSLTTVTDALGATTTVRCDAAGLPVAVTDPVGGTTRLERDALGRVMCTTDPVGNVTRVVRDPDGNLARRVAPDGSTESWTYDGEGNSLSHTGPADATSRFEYTHFDLLTTRTGPDGTRHTFEHDAELRLTRVTGPHGTWSYTYDAAGQLTSETDFDGRTLTYQYDAAGQLTARTDALGRTVSYTYDQLGQTVRKDVAGQVTTYAYDRAGRLLHAAGPDSEIRYVYDRRGRTKTELVDGHAMNYAYDTLGRRARRITPTGAITEYGYDAAGRTARMTSGGREIAFTHDAAGRELERVFGSSLALASAWDEAGRICAQHLTVGGRSLNHRHYAHRADGYLTSVTDELSGSRNFDLDAAGRVTAVHAEAWTERYAYDAAGNQTAASWPGSQPGHDATGPRSYTGTSLTRAGNVRFEHDALGRVTLRQRTRLSRKPDTWRYEWDAEDRLAAVVTPDRTRWRYRYDPLGRRTAKQRLTDDGESVAEEVRFSWDGTTLCEQTIHTPGLPHVVALTWDHRGLVPLSQTERLLTPDTRQEEIDRRFFAIATDLVGTPTELVDESGEIAWHARSTLWGTTAWARSSTAYTPLRYPGQYYDPETGLHYNLFRHYDPQIGRYTSPDPLGLGPAPNPVAYVHNPFTICDPLGLSPYSRFKGLGWLTDKQLERASFRYQRAVTDQSYEQQWILPDGREVHVDGGPRDGWITEAKWTGGDNLGEWEKSPYNPNFKYYNEPKLTDQTEKLLALNEDLGGKGVRYMVSNEWGAAHVNDVLSKAFPEAYASGQLKAYHVPGNGMSGMSSWL